From Halobacterium sp. R2-5, the proteins below share one genomic window:
- a CDS encoding carboxypeptidase regulatory-like domain-containing protein — MFDALPLRLDQFARDERAIEGLPVRLVIAFVVGVATLSVMLSMVSGVDTLAVSELDASPDPDVVTPGDQSVDVTAVDADGDPVAGATIVVKSGTADLDGVATATTGDDGVATLDVDPSLGQNQVDGTLRISVKPPAGSDYADRRENTEILVVED; from the coding sequence GTGTTCGACGCACTCCCGCTCCGGCTCGACCAGTTCGCGCGCGACGAGCGCGCCATCGAGGGGCTGCCCGTCCGGCTCGTCATCGCGTTCGTCGTCGGCGTCGCGACGCTCAGTGTGATGCTCAGCATGGTCTCGGGCGTCGACACGCTCGCCGTGAGCGAACTCGACGCCAGCCCCGACCCCGACGTCGTGACGCCCGGCGACCAGTCCGTCGACGTGACCGCCGTCGACGCCGACGGCGACCCGGTCGCGGGCGCGACAATCGTGGTGAAATCCGGCACCGCCGACCTGGACGGCGTAGCCACCGCTACGACGGGCGACGACGGCGTCGCGACGCTGGACGTCGACCCGAGCCTCGGGCAGAACCAAGTCGACGGCACGCTACGGATATCGGTGAAACCGCCGGCTGGCTCGGACTACGCCGACCGCCGCGAGAACACGGAGATACTCGTCGTCGAGGATTAG
- a CDS encoding BGTF surface domain-containing protein — MTSKTNKLRAVFLTALMIGSVFAAGIAFTGSAAAVSTTDSQSFSVDSNEAGASTDFDYNTTFTTDAQYDLQSIDIVTEAADTGNVGDGDFEISIYNESDGGSLVAQRNTSDGVSLSSSGAEMNFTLASAVTLNDTYQYSVNVTSTSGEFVNPDNSGTYDADAYYGTNGGTSDVASASTTFTIGQTTVNDGGIVFQGQTVEYNTGDNTQTNDYTLYERESSDSGTPVRSLNEENDFVQVSTDGLTTGQTYYISNASNPQNPDNANLTFTVREMDFSASFDSDSVANDDSGVDITFESDNRQNNDYTVEVMSENLDDEELVDIFDDNFAATDTDTDDGGVELTVESGGEDTAAANFSGIDAGDYEFDFEVSDTTASASDNISVTEAADANSEFAEVSDVTRGDIATFNVSLTSTQEATVKIGDESVGYVANVTVYDDNEDGYVEFTANTYTMGNNSDAVNASEPGEAFVIADEDSDDQITSVDIGAETSSPVAAGTYRTTVRTGGDASDTADDVSRLAISETSGITGQNLWTAPESTDLDEFVDEATLSEDDSITEGDYVVHEVEASGVFGILANQSAEDTEDKLAGAIEDGELNVTVEQTEASTSLNRDPKTLDYGEALTNGNATVVADAPNGTFYVAVDLADVTADRGNDENVGIDWSNDEFNATVTLESGTQLVDEDSSESAVFSTEELEHGLAQDEYELAAAENQTISAESSAADGTEYNILVESDETEGEGFILPSNDAVVEDGQMSAQVDLSQATANDTFTVVLEGPNGNEIESASGTVVESAQQTTEQTTEQTTEQQTTEQTTEQTTEQTTEQQTTEATDGTTEGGDGDGESGSGVPGFGMGIALIAVLGAALLALRQN; from the coding sequence ATGACAAGCAAGACAAACAAGCTCCGCGCGGTCTTCCTGACTGCGCTGATGATCGGCAGCGTCTTCGCGGCCGGCATCGCGTTCACAGGAAGTGCTGCAGCTGTCTCAACGACTGATAGTCAGTCGTTCTCAGTAGACAGCAACGAAGCCGGTGCAAGCACCGACTTCGATTACAATACGACCTTCACAACAGACGCACAGTACGACCTCCAGAGTATCGACATCGTCACTGAAGCTGCCGATACAGGCAACGTTGGCGATGGAGACTTCGAAATCTCCATCTACAACGAGAGTGACGGTGGTTCCCTCGTGGCTCAGCGCAATACGTCGGACGGCGTTAGTCTGTCGTCCAGCGGTGCTGAGATGAACTTCACGCTCGCCAGCGCTGTCACGCTGAATGACACCTACCAGTACAGCGTGAACGTCACGTCCACCAGTGGCGAGTTCGTTAACCCGGACAATAGTGGCACCTACGACGCCGATGCATACTACGGCACCAACGGTGGAACAAGTGATGTTGCCTCCGCGTCGACTACGTTCACCATCGGACAGACGACCGTCAATGATGGCGGCATCGTCTTCCAGGGTCAGACTGTCGAGTACAACACTGGCGACAACACGCAGACGAACGACTACACGCTCTACGAGCGCGAATCCTCCGACAGCGGAACACCGGTTCGCTCGCTGAACGAGGAGAACGACTTCGTGCAGGTGTCGACCGACGGCCTGACGACTGGCCAGACGTACTACATCTCCAACGCCAGTAACCCGCAGAATCCGGACAACGCAAATCTGACGTTCACGGTTCGGGAGATGGACTTCTCGGCCAGCTTCGATTCGGACTCCGTCGCTAACGACGACTCGGGTGTCGACATCACCTTCGAGTCCGACAACCGTCAGAACAACGATTACACCGTCGAAGTAATGTCCGAGAACCTCGACGACGAGGAGCTCGTCGACATCTTCGACGACAACTTCGCAGCCACGGACACCGACACTGACGACGGCGGCGTCGAGCTCACCGTCGAATCCGGCGGTGAAGACACTGCGGCCGCGAACTTCTCCGGCATTGACGCCGGTGACTACGAGTTCGACTTCGAAGTCAGCGACACCACGGCTTCCGCCAGCGACAACATCAGTGTCACCGAGGCTGCCGACGCTAACAGCGAATTCGCCGAAGTCAGCGACGTCACCCGTGGCGACATCGCCACCTTCAACGTCTCGCTGACCAGCACGCAGGAAGCCACCGTCAAGATTGGTGACGAATCCGTTGGCTACGTCGCTAACGTCACCGTCTACGACGACAACGAGGACGGTTACGTCGAGTTCACCGCGAACACCTACACGATGGGCAACAACAGCGACGCCGTCAACGCGTCCGAGCCCGGTGAGGCGTTCGTGATTGCTGACGAAGACTCCGACGACCAGATCACGAGCGTCGACATCGGCGCGGAGACCAGCAGCCCGGTCGCTGCCGGTACCTACCGGACGACCGTCCGCACTGGTGGTGACGCCTCCGACACGGCCGACGACGTGAGCCGGCTCGCAATCAGCGAGACCAGCGGCATCACCGGCCAGAACCTCTGGACGGCACCCGAAAGCACTGACCTCGACGAGTTCGTCGACGAGGCAACCCTCTCGGAGGACGACTCCATCACTGAGGGCGACTACGTCGTCCACGAAGTCGAAGCCAGCGGTGTCTTCGGCATCCTCGCGAACCAGAGCGCTGAGGACACCGAGGACAAGCTCGCAGGCGCCATCGAGGACGGCGAGCTGAACGTCACCGTCGAGCAGACGGAGGCGTCCACGAGCCTCAACCGCGACCCGAAGACCCTCGACTACGGCGAGGCACTCACGAACGGTAACGCGACGGTCGTTGCCGACGCACCGAACGGCACGTTCTACGTCGCCGTTGACCTCGCAGATGTCACCGCCGACCGCGGTAACGACGAGAACGTCGGCATCGACTGGAGCAACGACGAGTTCAACGCGACCGTGACCCTCGAGTCCGGGACGCAGCTCGTCGACGAGGACTCCAGCGAGAGCGCTGTGTTCTCGACTGAGGAACTCGAGCACGGTCTCGCGCAGGACGAGTACGAGCTCGCTGCTGCCGAGAACCAGACCATCAGCGCCGAATCGAGCGCGGCTGATGGCACCGAGTACAACATCCTCGTCGAATCCGACGAGACCGAGGGTGAAGGGTTCATCCTGCCGTCCAACGACGCAGTCGTCGAGGACGGCCAGATGAGCGCTCAGGTCGATCTCAGCCAGGCGACCGCGAACGACACGTTCACGGTTGTCCTCGAAGGCCCGAACGGCAACGAGATCGAGTCCGCCTCGGGTACGGTCGTCGAGTCCGCACAGCAGACGACCGAGCAGACCACCGAGCAGACCACCGAGCAGCAGACCACCGAGCAGACCACCGAGCAGACCACCGAGCAGACCACCGAGCAGCAGACCACCGAAGCAACCGACGGCACCACGGAAGGTGGCGACGGTGACGGTGAGTCCGGCAGTGGTGTGCCCGGCTTCGGCATGGGCATCGCGCTCATCGCCGTCCTCGGCGCTGCGCTCCTGGCACTCCGCCAGAACTAA
- a CDS encoding type II toxin-antitoxin system VapC family toxin, whose product MTVLVDTGVVYADHDTDAARHEEASEALDAVYDGVLGQPYVSDYVYDEAVTLTAARGDASSAKRLGERLRGAGRYPEAYELLRVSEDIFEDAIDVFEQYDDHRLSFTDATTIAAVERRGLDGVLSFDDDFAGLVERFEPATVGERAAE is encoded by the coding sequence ATGACGGTGCTCGTGGACACGGGCGTCGTCTACGCGGACCACGACACCGACGCGGCGCGACACGAAGAGGCGAGTGAAGCGCTCGACGCGGTGTACGACGGCGTGCTCGGCCAGCCGTACGTCAGCGACTACGTCTACGACGAGGCGGTGACGTTGACGGCGGCCCGCGGTGACGCGTCGTCGGCGAAGCGACTCGGCGAACGGCTACGCGGGGCCGGCCGGTATCCGGAGGCGTACGAACTACTCCGCGTGTCCGAGGACATCTTCGAGGACGCTATCGACGTGTTCGAACAGTACGACGACCACAGGCTGAGTTTCACGGACGCGACGACGATTGCGGCCGTCGAGCGCCGCGGCCTCGACGGCGTGCTGAGTTTCGACGACGACTTCGCCGGGCTCGTGGAGCGCTTCGAGCCGGCGACAGTCGGGGAACGCGCAGCCGAATAA
- a CDS encoding DUF87 domain-containing protein, translating to MDVLGREDGADGVSGRFGRYLAADRSLGARVGVDFSGPHAGVVVGKRGSGKSYTLGVLAEGLAETPGVAPVVVDPMGAFAGLEAAGVPVVEPRVRAAALPPRAWCELLDLDPASPAGTLVWRAATEGESLDEMRAWVADADAADAARRAAANHLALADSWGCFAPDAPTPRDLLADGAVVDGTALETPALRAVVAAVADGLYRAALDGSKRLPWLLVDEAHACASGAAAAAVDTLYTRGRAPGASVVLATQRPSALPETAVSQSDLVVAHRLTSARDVDALSAARPTYLSGSVSARLPSRTGDALVVDDATETVCTVRVRERRTEHGGGSRVVERSETTG from the coding sequence ATGGACGTGCTCGGCAGGGAGGACGGAGCCGACGGCGTCTCTGGCCGGTTCGGTCGGTACCTCGCGGCGGACCGGAGCCTCGGGGCGCGCGTCGGCGTGGACTTCTCGGGACCGCACGCGGGCGTCGTCGTGGGGAAGCGCGGCAGCGGAAAGTCGTACACGCTCGGCGTCCTCGCGGAGGGACTGGCGGAGACGCCGGGTGTCGCGCCCGTCGTCGTCGATCCGATGGGCGCGTTCGCGGGGCTGGAGGCGGCCGGCGTGCCGGTAGTCGAGCCGCGCGTTCGGGCGGCCGCGCTCCCGCCGCGAGCGTGGTGCGAGCTGCTGGACCTCGACCCGGCGAGCCCCGCGGGGACGCTCGTCTGGCGCGCGGCGACAGAGGGGGAATCGCTGGACGAGATGCGCGCGTGGGTGGCCGACGCGGACGCCGCGGACGCGGCGCGGCGGGCGGCCGCGAACCACCTCGCGCTCGCCGATTCGTGGGGGTGTTTCGCGCCGGACGCGCCAACGCCCCGGGACCTGCTCGCGGACGGCGCCGTCGTCGACGGGACTGCGCTCGAAACGCCGGCGCTGCGGGCGGTCGTCGCTGCGGTCGCGGACGGGCTCTACCGCGCGGCGCTCGACGGCTCCAAGCGGCTGCCGTGGCTGTTGGTGGACGAAGCGCACGCGTGCGCGAGCGGTGCGGCTGCGGCGGCCGTCGACACGCTGTACACGCGCGGCCGTGCTCCCGGCGCGAGCGTCGTGCTGGCGACCCAGCGCCCGAGCGCACTCCCGGAGACGGCGGTCTCGCAGTCGGATTTGGTCGTCGCCCACCGGCTCACGTCCGCGCGGGACGTGGACGCGCTCTCGGCGGCGCGGCCGACGTACCTCTCCGGGTCGGTGAGCGCGCGGCTGCCGTCACGGACCGGGGACGCGCTCGTCGTCGACGACGCCACCGAGACGGTGTGTACCGTGCGCGTGCGTGAGCGGCGGACGGAACACGGCGGTGGGAGCCGCGTGGTCGAACGTAGTGAGACGACGGGCTAA